The proteins below come from a single Stomoxys calcitrans chromosome 1, idStoCalc2.1, whole genome shotgun sequence genomic window:
- the LOC106092769 gene encoding glutamate receptor 2, with protein sequence MATGIELILATALCLTCANDTTTLYPDGLLLLDDNYEVVTEAPNFDTSLDDAPAETRNTIMEKREKLQKLQDWIKGRHLRIGTLEDYPLSYTEMGPDGKKQGKGVSFILLDFLMEKFNFTYEVVVPSGNIIGSRSDFEGSLIQMLNATEVDMAAAFIPLLSEQRSFIFYSATTLDEGEWIMVMQRPRESASGSGLLAPFEFWVWILILVSLLAVGPIIYFLIILRIKLTGDKTQKPYSLGHCAWFVYGALMKQGSVLSPIADSTRLLFATWWIFITILTSFYTANLTAFLTLSQFTLPFNTVNDILTKNKHFVSQRGSGIEYAIKLTNESLSMLSGMVDRKYAVFTEDTNDTLNLRKYVEKSGYVFVRDRPAITHVLYADYLYRKTISYDNEKIHCPFAMAKDPFLKKKRSFAYPRNSNLSELFDRELLNLVESGIIKHLSARSLPNAEICPQNLGGTERQLRNGDLIMTYYIMFAGFATSIVVFSTEMLFRYINYRREANQWATHGVGRTPNGGQVKPSKWFWRIGGGSGSAKELLGSAHTNQITPPPPYQSIFRGRQENTNIRRWQHAANFGANNGAPGGEGGFGVLRPVGLGNYYGNDIGAPINGGLETTGLRKFINGREYMVYRTPDGRNQLVPVRVPSAALFQYSYTE encoded by the exons ATGGCTACTGGGATTGAATTAATATTGGCCACAGCCCTATGTTTGACATGTGCCAATGATACTACCACCCTGTATCCTGATGGCTTACTTCTACTGGATGATAATTATGAAGTGGTCACCGAAGCTCCCAACTTTGATACTTCGTTGGATGATGCCCCTGCAGAAACGCGCAACACCATCATGGAGAAGCGAgagaaattacaaaaattacaagATTGGATAAAGGGTCGTCATTTACGTATTGGTACTTTGGAGGATTATCCCTTGAGTTATACGGAAATGGGCCCCGACGGCAAAAAACAGGGCAAAGGGGTATCGTTTATTCTATTGGATTTCCTAatggaaaaattcaattttacatATGAAGTTGTGGTGCCTTCGGGAAATATCATTGGCTCGAGATCGGATTTTGAGGGGAGTTTGATACAAATGCTAAATGCAACG gaagttgatatggcagctgCCTTTATACCTTTGCTATCCGAACAACGTTCGTTTATCTTCTATTCGGCCACAACATTGGATGAAGGTGAATGGATTATGGTAATGCAACGTCCGAGGGAATCTGCTTCGGGCTCCGGCCTATTGGCACCCTTTGAATTTTGGGTTTGGATACTTATTTTGGTGTCCCTGCTGGCCGTAggacccatcatatatttcttgatTATCTTACGCATCAAACTCACTGGAGATAAGACCCAAAAACCGTATTCTTTGGGTCATTGTGCTTGGTTTGTGTATGGTGCTCTAATGAAACAGGGTAGTGTGCTGTCACCAATTGCGG ATTCGACACGTTTACTATTTGCAACATGGTGGATATTTATAACCATATTGACATCATTCTATACCGCCAATTTAACCGCTTTCCTCACGCTATCCCAGTTTACATTGCCTTTTAATACGGTCAACGATATTTTAACCAAAAATAAGCATTTTGTATCACAACGTGGCAGTGGCATTGAATATGCCATTAAATTG ACCAATGAAAGCTTGTCTATGTTAAGCGGCATGGTTGATAGAAAATATGCCGTTTTCACTGAAGACACCAATGATACCTTAAATTTGCGCAAATATGTGGAAAAATCCGGCTATGTCTTTGTAAGGGATCGTCCAGCTATTACCCACGTACTCTATGCGGATTACTTGTATCGCAAGACTATCAGTTATGATAATGAGAAGATTCATTGTCCCTTTGCCATGGCCAAGGATCCTTTCCTGAAGAAGAAACGCTCATTTGCTTATCCCAGAAATAGTAATTTGAGTGAACTTTTTGATAGAGA gttACTCAATCTTGTGGAATCTGGCATTATTAAACATTTGTCAGCTCGCTCATTACCAAATGCCGAAATTTGTCCCCAGAATTTGGGTGGCACTGAACGTCAATTGCGCAATGGTGATTTGATTATGACCTACTACATTATGTTTGCTGGCTTTGCCACCTCTATTGTGGTGTTTAGCACTGAAATGCTATTCCGTTACATCAACTATCGGCGAGAGGCAAATCAATGGGCCACCCATGGTGTGGGTCGTACTCCGAATGGTGGTCAAGTCAAACCCTCCAAATGGTTTTGGCGCATCGGTGGTGGTTCTGGCAGTGCCAAAGAATTGTTGGGTAGTGCTCATACAAACCAGATAACACCACCTCCACCTTATCAGAGCATATTCAGGGGACGTCAAGAGAATACCAACATACGTCGTTGGCAGCATGCagccaattttggagccaacaATGGTGCTCCTGGCGGCGAAGGAGGATTTGGTGTATTGCGACCCGTGGGTCTTGGAAATTATTATGGCAATGATATTGGAGCACCAATAAATGGAGGTTTGGAGACAACCGGTTTAAGAAAGTTCATAAATGGCCGCGAGTACATGGTATATCGTACCCCCGATGGACGTAATCAATTGGTACCAGTTAGAGTACCATCGGCTGCTTTATTCCAATACTCGTATACGGAATAG